A genomic segment from Lutibacter sp. A80 encodes:
- a CDS encoding sensor histidine kinase, which translates to MKLLKKNYNFASFEPFIIIAFWALLFASPLLFGRYEKQIEWDQVFMVWINYLPLLGLFLINRFILLPKLFFKSKKLLYFVVTSFVILIIATGIYAFDKNNDIPNIKPQTMEFKKGNPPPMHQGRNFPPPSDQRLSNSPKPIPLFANFLILAVLLVGFNAGLQISMRWANLEQEKFKIQKESVENQLAFLKNQISPHFFMNTLNNIHALVDIDTEESKKSIIKLSNLMRHLLYDSEGKSTSIKKEIEFIESYIELMKLRFSSKVKINVNIPSEIPDKLIPPLLFTSLLENAFKHGISYNKPSFINILMHFTEDKLVFEIENSNHPKKDDEASGIGIENTKKRLTLLFKNNFDFKISETKELYKVNLKIPL; encoded by the coding sequence ATGAAACTTTTAAAGAAAAATTACAATTTTGCATCTTTTGAGCCTTTTATAATTATTGCCTTTTGGGCATTATTATTTGCTTCACCTTTATTGTTTGGTCGTTATGAAAAACAAATAGAATGGGATCAAGTTTTTATGGTTTGGATAAACTATTTACCTTTATTAGGCTTGTTTTTAATAAATAGGTTTATACTACTTCCTAAGCTTTTTTTTAAGAGTAAAAAACTATTGTACTTTGTTGTTACTTCATTCGTTATTTTAATTATAGCAACTGGAATTTATGCTTTTGATAAAAACAATGATATTCCTAATATAAAACCTCAAACAATGGAGTTTAAAAAGGGAAATCCTCCTCCTATGCATCAAGGAAGAAATTTTCCACCTCCATCAGATCAAAGATTAAGCAACAGCCCCAAACCTATACCGTTATTTGCTAATTTTTTAATTTTAGCAGTGCTATTAGTTGGGTTTAATGCTGGTTTACAGATCTCTATGCGTTGGGCAAATTTAGAGCAAGAAAAATTTAAAATTCAAAAAGAAAGTGTAGAAAATCAATTGGCCTTTTTAAAAAACCAAATTAGTCCACATTTTTTTATGAATACACTTAACAATATACATGCATTAGTTGATATTGATACCGAAGAATCTAAAAAATCGATTATTAAATTATCTAATTTAATGCGTCATTTATTATACGATTCTGAAGGAAAATCAACTTCAATAAAAAAAGAAATTGAATTTATTGAAAGTTATATTGAATTAATGAAACTTCGTTTTTCAAGTAAAGTAAAAATTAATGTAAATATTCCTTCAGAAATTCCAGATAAACTAATACCTCCACTGTTATTTACTTCATTATTAGAAAATGCTTTTAAACACGGAATTAGCTATAACAAACCTTCTTTTATAAATATTTTAATGCACTTTACTGAAGATAAATTAGTGTTTGAAATAGAGAACAGTAATCATCCTAAAAAAGACGATGAAGCTTCAGGAATTGGGATAGAAAACACCAAAAAAAGATTGACTTTATTATTTAAAAATAATTTCGATTTTAAAATTTCTGAAACAAAAGAACTCTATAAAGTTAACTTAAAAATTCCGTTATGA
- a CDS encoding tetratricopeptide repeat-containing sensor histidine kinase yields the protein MKLFNQNKTTYFLLFFLCFIIKTLYAQDYNDSIKRKLVIAKNDTVKIQLLIDYGNAIYYSSIDSSIVYYKKALQLSKQLKNKKLEALCLLNLGYSLDDKGLYKEALTYYTKAINSYKSVNDEQGIARCYNYIGYSFSYLNSVDKSIEYYLKSLNIFKKLNDSIGIADVNNGFGSLYYDNENYKKAEKNYLVSENIYRKINSKEGLISVYINLGNAISEQGRIDEGLDYYFKAIEISKKVKDIEALAICYNSIGDCYLIKKEHTKALDYLNKAFKITDSMAFKSLKPLILKNIANTKLSLKEYDSVIIYVNRSLKASEGLPYLYFEYENYNYLSSAYEAKGDYKKALLNHKLYKKNSDSVLKSRKYEQLAKLDVIYEIEEKENTITLLENNKEIAALESKNKLAVIYVLIIFSIFFLAFIYFLYQQKKERKKAFNLLLLEKEKAEESDRLKSAFLANMSHEIRTPMNAIMGFSNFLKNTNLEIQKRNHFIDIINISGERLMSIINDIIDISKIESNQLKIESKKFNFELVLSEIIEIHKETNRLVAKKELVFKMFPSQTMLNKFIVSDQNRFSQIINNLINNAVKFSPNKGSIEIGYYLKHYKNKKYIEFYVKDEGNGIPKSKFKLIFDRFFQAGDGDFKVGNGLGLSICKGLVTLLKGKIWLESEENKGTTFYFTLPY from the coding sequence ATGAAATTATTTAATCAAAATAAAACAACTTATTTTTTATTGTTTTTCCTGTGTTTTATAATTAAAACATTATATGCTCAGGATTATAATGATAGTATTAAAAGAAAATTAGTTATAGCTAAAAATGACACTGTTAAAATTCAGCTATTAATTGATTATGGTAATGCTATATATTACTCGTCTATAGATTCATCTATTGTATATTATAAGAAAGCTTTACAATTGTCAAAACAATTAAAGAATAAAAAACTTGAGGCACTTTGTTTATTAAATTTGGGCTATTCTTTAGACGACAAGGGGCTTTATAAAGAGGCTTTAACTTACTATACAAAAGCTATAAATAGTTATAAATCTGTAAATGACGAACAAGGCATTGCACGGTGTTATAATTATATTGGTTACAGTTTTAGTTATTTAAATTCCGTTGATAAATCAATTGAATATTATTTAAAATCTCTCAATATTTTTAAAAAATTGAATGATAGTATTGGAATTGCAGACGTTAACAATGGTTTTGGCAGTTTATACTATGATAATGAGAATTATAAAAAAGCAGAAAAGAATTACTTAGTATCTGAAAATATTTACAGAAAAATTAATAGTAAAGAAGGCTTAATATCTGTATACATAAATTTAGGTAATGCAATTTCTGAACAAGGAAGAATTGACGAAGGTTTAGATTACTATTTTAAAGCTATAGAGATTTCAAAAAAAGTAAAAGACATTGAGGCTCTTGCAATTTGTTATAATAGTATTGGAGATTGTTATTTAATAAAAAAAGAACATACTAAAGCTTTAGATTATTTGAATAAAGCATTTAAAATAACAGACAGCATGGCTTTTAAAAGCTTAAAGCCTTTAATACTTAAAAATATAGCTAATACTAAATTAAGTTTAAAGGAATATGATTCTGTAATTATTTATGTAAATAGAAGTTTAAAGGCTTCGGAGGGTTTACCATATTTATATTTTGAATACGAAAATTATAATTATTTAAGTAGTGCATATGAAGCTAAGGGAGATTATAAAAAGGCATTACTTAATCATAAACTTTATAAAAAAAATAGCGATAGTGTTTTAAAATCTAGAAAATATGAACAACTAGCAAAACTAGATGTAATTTACGAGATTGAAGAAAAAGAAAATACAATTACTTTATTAGAAAATAATAAAGAGATTGCCGCACTAGAATCAAAGAATAAATTAGCTGTAATTTATGTACTTATAATTTTCAGTATTTTCTTTTTAGCATTTATTTATTTTTTATACCAACAAAAAAAAGAACGTAAAAAAGCGTTTAATTTACTGTTGCTAGAAAAAGAAAAAGCAGAAGAAAGTGATCGTTTAAAATCTGCATTTTTAGCCAATATGAGCCATGAAATTAGAACTCCAATGAATGCCATAATGGGTTTTTCTAATTTTTTAAAAAATACAAATTTAGAAATACAAAAAAGAAACCATTTTATAGATATAATTAATATATCTGGAGAACGGTTAATGTCTATAATTAATGATATTATTGATATTTCAAAAATAGAATCTAATCAATTAAAAATAGAATCTAAAAAATTCAATTTTGAGCTAGTATTAAGTGAAATTATTGAAATTCATAAAGAAACAAATAGATTAGTTGCTAAAAAAGAGTTAGTATTTAAAATGTTTCCTTCTCAAACAATGTTAAATAAGTTTATTGTTTCAGATCAAAATAGGTTTTCTCAAATTATTAATAATTTAATAAATAATGCCGTAAAATTTTCTCCAAATAAAGGAAGTATTGAAATAGGATATTATTTAAAACATTATAAAAATAAAAAATATATAGAATTTTATGTAAAAGATGAAGGAAACGGCATTCCTAAAAGCAAGTTTAAATTAATTTTTGATCGTTTTTTTCAGGCAGGAGATGGTGATTTTAAAGTTGGGAATGGTTTAGGTTTAAGTATTTGTAAAGGATTAGTTACCTTGTTAAAGGGTAAAATTTGGTTAGAATCCGAAGAAAATAAGGGAACAACTTTTTATTTTACACTTCCTTATTAA
- a CDS encoding endonuclease, with translation MFSYFKSKGQNKQAYTIAFYNLENLFDTKNNPNTLDDDFTPKGRKNWNYKRYKRKLTKLSNVLHQLGKEKSYHTPAIIGVVEVENKVVLDDLVNTKNLKNEHYGIVHYDSPDERGIDVALLYKKELFELLYSETFPLYINSENGERDYTRDVLLVKGNLNGELIHILVNHWPSRRSGEDFTEKNRIKAAELVANITANISEEIDDAKIIIMGDFNDDPTSKSVKKHLVNNTFYNPMERLITTGKGTLNYKKTWHLFDQIIFSKNFIAVEENKHSFKYAEVFDRYFLKEWNGKYKGNPFRTYIGKWYQGGFSDHFPVYVYLKKN, from the coding sequence ATGTTTTCATATTTTAAATCTAAAGGACAAAACAAACAAGCATATACCATTGCATTTTACAATCTTGAAAATTTATTTGACACCAAAAACAATCCAAATACATTAGATGATGATTTTACTCCAAAAGGCAGAAAAAATTGGAATTACAAAAGATATAAAAGAAAACTTACAAAATTAAGCAATGTACTTCATCAACTTGGAAAAGAAAAATCTTATCATACACCAGCTATTATTGGAGTTGTTGAAGTTGAAAATAAAGTGGTTTTAGACGATTTAGTAAACACAAAAAACCTAAAAAATGAACATTACGGAATTGTGCATTACGATTCACCCGATGAACGAGGTATTGATGTTGCTTTACTCTATAAAAAAGAATTATTTGAATTATTATATTCTGAAACATTTCCACTTTATATAAATTCTGAAAATGGAGAAAGAGATTATACACGAGATGTTTTGTTGGTAAAAGGGAATTTAAATGGCGAATTAATTCACATTCTAGTAAATCATTGGCCATCTAGAAGAAGTGGAGAAGATTTTACTGAAAAAAACAGAATAAAAGCTGCTGAATTAGTTGCTAATATTACCGCTAATATTTCTGAAGAAATAGATGATGCTAAAATTATTATAATGGGCGATTTTAATGATGACCCAACAAGTAAAAGTGTTAAAAAACATTTAGTAAATAATACTTTTTACAACCCAATGGAACGCTTAATTACAACAGGTAAGGGAACATTAAATTATAAAAAAACCTGGCATTTATTTGATCAAATAATTTTTTCTAAAAATTTTATAGCTGTAGAAGAAAACAAGCATTCTTTTAAATATGCAGAAGTTTTTGATCGGTATTTTTTAAAAGAATGGAATGGAAAATATAAAGGAAACCCATTTAGAACTTATATAGGTAAATGGTATCAGGGTGGTTTTAGTGATCACTTTCCAGTTTATGTTTATCTAAAAAAGAATTAG
- a CDS encoding DUF5689 domain-containing protein has translation MYEFKKLKIIAFLFLIISLYVGCVKDDGFSTPKVDCNEPEITATNTIAQVKDMYTFGGATKIETDVIIEGYVVSSDKSGNIYKSLSIQDKPENPTAAIKISIDQTDMYTTYNVGRKVYVKLKGLAVGYSFGSIQIGKASDTELGRIPDLEVKNHIIRSCEVVDIIPKNVAIDKLDESMLEMLVQIDNVQFKTTELGNAYANIKNSTTENRVLESFSNNCNLTGEVLLRNSGYSDFKNELLPEGKGSVVAIFSNYYEDFQLYIRDTDDVKFTETRCDYSSVLTPTISLLEVSEMYTGNTVEFGIDSNYVVEGYVISSDVSGNFKNRIILQDAVENPTAGIQLLVDKDLIFEDYNRGDKVFVNLNKLYMNMVDGVLTIGYPNGSGISKIETSRVGSFIFNSGENHTIIPTEIEISDINNSIYKNTLVTVKDVQLTANEQGKAFAFYTGDSDGVRILESCNQPLKLGVFTSGEASFANEKFPEGNGTITGVLTSNIEIRSIDDVVFNNAYKECPIIIPKIMITEVADPNNSVSSRFVELYNAGTTEIDLTGWTLNKYVNGSTSVSSSPVVLSGITIKVGDFVIIANTGFEELFSLVPDVVSTYISGNGDDVYELVDNSGNRIDIFGVIGEDGNGTNWEYLDGQAVRNLNINEPNKIFTNSEWSCYSKANNILISNPNTPKNAPNDFSPNLR, from the coding sequence ATGTACGAATTCAAAAAATTAAAAATTATCGCATTTTTATTCCTCATAATAAGTCTATATGTAGGTTGTGTAAAAGATGATGGTTTTTCAACTCCAAAAGTAGATTGTAACGAGCCCGAAATTACAGCAACAAACACCATTGCACAAGTAAAAGACATGTATACTTTTGGTGGTGCAACAAAAATAGAAACCGATGTAATTATTGAAGGTTATGTAGTTTCTAGCGATAAATCGGGGAATATTTACAAATCACTTTCTATACAAGACAAGCCAGAAAATCCAACTGCAGCTATAAAAATTTCTATTGATCAAACAGATATGTATACAACCTACAATGTAGGAAGAAAAGTGTATGTAAAATTAAAAGGTTTAGCTGTTGGTTATAGTTTTGGAAGCATTCAAATAGGGAAAGCAAGTGATACAGAATTAGGCAGAATTCCAGATTTGGAAGTTAAAAATCATATTATTCGTTCTTGTGAAGTTGTAGATATTATTCCTAAAAATGTTGCTATTGATAAGTTGGATGAGAGTATGTTAGAAATGCTAGTTCAAATAGATAATGTTCAGTTTAAAACTACCGAACTTGGAAATGCATATGCAAATATTAAAAATTCAACAACAGAAAATAGAGTTTTAGAGAGTTTTTCTAACAATTGTAATTTAACAGGTGAAGTATTGCTTAGAAATAGTGGTTATTCAGATTTTAAAAACGAATTATTACCAGAAGGGAAAGGAAGTGTTGTAGCTATTTTTAGTAATTATTACGAAGATTTTCAATTGTATATTAGAGATACAGATGATGTGAAATTTACAGAAACTAGATGTGATTATTCAAGTGTATTAACACCAACTATTTCATTGTTAGAAGTTTCAGAAATGTATACTGGTAATACAGTTGAATTTGGAATTGATTCTAATTATGTTGTAGAAGGTTATGTAATTTCTAGCGACGTTTCTGGGAATTTTAAAAATAGAATTATATTACAAGATGCTGTTGAAAATCCAACTGCTGGAATTCAATTACTTGTTGATAAGGATTTAATTTTTGAAGATTATAATAGAGGTGATAAAGTTTTTGTAAACTTAAATAAGTTGTATATGAATATGGTTGATGGCGTTTTAACAATCGGTTACCCAAACGGGTCTGGAATTTCTAAAATTGAGACTTCACGGGTTGGTAGTTTTATTTTTAATAGTGGAGAAAATCATACAATTATACCTACCGAAATCGAAATTTCTGACATAAACAATTCAATTTATAAAAATACATTAGTAACTGTAAAAGATGTTCAATTAACAGCAAATGAACAAGGAAAAGCTTTTGCTTTTTATACTGGAGATAGTGATGGAGTTAGAATATTAGAGTCGTGTAATCAGCCTTTAAAGTTAGGTGTATTTACAAGTGGAGAAGCTTCTTTTGCAAATGAAAAATTTCCTGAAGGTAATGGAACAATTACAGGTGTTTTAACTTCAAATATAGAAATAAGAAGCATAGATGATGTAGTTTTTAATAACGCTTATAAAGAGTGTCCAATTATTATACCTAAAATAATGATAACAGAAGTTGCGGATCCAAATAATAGTGTTTCTTCTAGATTTGTTGAATTGTATAATGCAGGTACAACCGAAATAGATTTAACGGGGTGGACATTAAACAAGTATGTAAACGGATCAACTTCAGTTTCTAGCTCTCCAGTTGTACTTTCTGGAATTACAATTAAGGTTGGCGATTTTGTTATTATTGCAAATACTGGATTTGAAGAGTTGTTTTCTTTAGTTCCTGATGTGGTGTCTACCTATATTTCAGGGAATGGAGATGATGTTTATGAGTTGGTCGATAATTCGGGAAACAGAATTGATATTTTTGGTGTAATAGGAGAAGATGGTAATGGAACTAATTGGGAATATTTAGACGGACAAGCTGTTAGAAATTTAAATATAAATGAACCAAATAAAATATTTACAAATAGCGAATGGAGTTGTTATTCAAAAGCTAATAATATTTTGATTTCTAACCCAAATACGCCGAAAAATGCTCCAAATGATTTCTCTCCAAATTTAAGATAG
- a CDS encoding TonB-dependent receptor: MKKLIILGFLCFFFCYDLRAQITTSVRGKIIESTSKKPLKGVSVILGDNVFFAKTDIQGGFVIEKILKDSYILYLDFNGYQSQKIPIIIDDNTPLDLGTIYLSKTLLDEVDNSLIILTDDDLLDDGERSSDYTAGLFQSSKDAFLRAASFNFSQAWFKVRGYDSSYGSILINGVEMNKMYDGRPQWSNWGGLNDVFRNQEFSNGIQASENNFGGILGTTNFNTRASEYRPGGKISFASANKSYTGRIMAMYATGFNKNNWAFAVSASRRYAQEGYFEGSSYNAWAAFIAAEKKLNNNHSLNITAITSFNRRGKSSPNTQEVYNLKGMQYNAYWGEQEGDNRNSRIKEIFEPIVMLSHFYEKERTTLKTTLAYQFGHIGNSRLGYFNAPNPDPTYWKYLPSSFLRFEDNLDYTNAYLTEQDFLKNGQLNWQEMYQKNIDNGSSLYYLYEDRVDDKQLTLSSVLAKNINGNLNLHGGVSYKNLSSNNYGNMLDLLGGNGFVDLDQYAEGDARQNDLNNLNRLVTVGDKFQYNYIINASVTSVFGQLQFSKNKLDYFGALNVKNTNYQRNGLYKNGTYSNNSFGKSEKLTFTDISAKAGFTYKITGRHLVNVNAAYISNAPTIRTAFSNSRVNNNITPNLTSENVSTADVNYIFRGLKIQTRLTAFYTSFTNAVETSFFFAEGLLGDQADFVNEITTGVSKKNIGAELSFEYQVIPAVKLIAVGSFGEFTYNNNPQLFLQSESFIDEDSDFGTAYLKDYRVSGTPQEAYSLGFEYRDPNYWWFQLNGNLLRNNYLDISPLLRTDNFYTDADGVPFLDDETGVEVTQNQVDALLKQEKFEDAFLLNAVGGKSWKIDQYYAGFFIGINNVLGEVFKTGGFEQSRKSNYPELKQDKQLEKPIFGPKYWYGNKASYYLNFYVRF; encoded by the coding sequence ATGAAAAAGCTAATAATCTTAGGTTTTTTGTGCTTCTTTTTTTGCTATGATTTAAGAGCGCAAATTACCACTTCCGTTAGAGGGAAAATTATTGAAAGTACCTCAAAAAAACCATTAAAAGGTGTTTCTGTAATTTTAGGTGACAATGTATTTTTTGCTAAAACAGATATACAAGGTGGTTTTGTTATTGAAAAAATACTTAAAGATTCTTATATTCTTTATTTGGATTTTAATGGGTATCAATCACAAAAAATCCCAATTATTATTGACGATAATACACCTTTAGATTTGGGAACTATTTATTTGTCTAAAACATTGTTAGACGAAGTTGATAACAGTCTAATAATTTTAACTGATGATGATTTACTAGATGATGGAGAGCGTAGTTCAGATTATACTGCTGGCTTGTTTCAGTCTTCAAAAGATGCTTTTTTAAGAGCTGCTTCTTTTAATTTTAGTCAGGCTTGGTTTAAAGTGCGTGGGTACGATTCTAGTTATGGTTCCATTTTAATTAATGGTGTTGAAATGAATAAAATGTACGATGGAAGGCCACAATGGAGTAATTGGGGAGGTTTAAATGATGTGTTTAGGAATCAAGAATTTTCAAATGGAATACAAGCATCAGAAAATAATTTTGGTGGTATTTTAGGAACAACAAACTTTAATACTCGTGCATCGGAATATAGGCCAGGTGGCAAAATATCATTTGCTTCGGCAAATAAAAGTTATACAGGGCGTATTATGGCAATGTATGCAACAGGATTTAATAAAAATAATTGGGCATTTGCTGTTTCTGCATCTAGAAGATACGCTCAAGAAGGTTATTTTGAAGGTTCATCATACAATGCTTGGGCTGCTTTTATAGCGGCTGAAAAAAAACTAAACAACAATCATAGTTTAAATATTACTGCTATTACTTCATTTAACAGAAGAGGTAAGTCTTCACCAAATACTCAGGAAGTCTATAATTTAAAGGGGATGCAATACAATGCGTACTGGGGAGAACAAGAAGGTGATAATAGGAACTCAAGAATTAAAGAAATTTTTGAACCAATTGTAATGCTGAGTCACTTTTACGAAAAAGAGCGAACTACTTTAAAAACTACTTTAGCTTACCAATTTGGACATATTGGAAATAGTAGATTGGGTTATTTTAATGCCCCAAATCCAGATCCTACTTATTGGAAATATTTACCGAGTAGTTTTTTACGATTTGAAGATAATTTAGACTACACAAATGCTTATCTAACGGAGCAAGATTTTTTAAAAAATGGACAATTAAATTGGCAGGAAATGTATCAGAAAAATATTGATAACGGCAGTTCTCTGTATTATTTATATGAAGATAGAGTAGATGATAAGCAACTAACGTTAAGTTCTGTATTAGCAAAAAACATTAATGGTAATTTAAATTTACATGGAGGTGTTTCATATAAAAATTTGAGCTCTAATAATTATGGAAATATGTTAGATTTATTAGGAGGAAACGGTTTTGTAGATTTAGATCAATATGCTGAAGGAGATGCAAGACAAAACGATTTAAATAACTTGAATAGGCTTGTAACTGTTGGCGACAAATTTCAATATAATTATATTATAAACGCATCTGTTACAAGTGTTTTTGGGCAACTACAATTTTCTAAAAATAAGTTGGACTATTTTGGAGCTTTAAATGTTAAAAACACCAATTATCAGCGTAATGGTTTGTATAAAAATGGAACTTATTCAAATAATTCTTTTGGTAAAAGTGAAAAATTAACTTTTACAGACATAAGCGCAAAAGCCGGATTTACATATAAAATTACTGGTAGACATTTAGTAAACGTTAATGCTGCGTACATTTCAAATGCACCAACAATTAGAACTGCATTTTCAAACTCTAGAGTAAACAATAATATTACACCCAATTTAACCAGTGAAAATGTGAGTACGGCTGATGTAAATTATATTTTTAGAGGACTTAAAATACAAACTAGATTAACAGCTTTTTATACAAGTTTTACAAATGCTGTAGAAACGTCTTTCTTTTTCGCTGAAGGATTGTTAGGAGATCAGGCAGATTTTGTTAATGAAATAACTACAGGCGTTTCCAAAAAAAATATAGGAGCAGAGCTTAGCTTCGAATATCAGGTTATTCCAGCAGTAAAATTAATTGCAGTGGGTTCATTTGGTGAATTTACATACAATAACAATCCACAATTGTTTTTACAATCTGAAAGTTTTATTGATGAGGATAGTGATTTTGGGACTGCATATTTAAAAGATTACCGAGTTTCTGGAACTCCACAAGAAGCTTATTCTTTAGGGTTTGAATATAGAGACCCCAATTATTGGTGGTTTCAATTAAATGGAAATTTATTGCGTAATAATTATTTAGATATTTCACCATTATTAAGAACCGATAATTTTTATACAGATGCTGATGGAGTTCCTTTTTTAGATGATGAAACAGGTGTTGAAGTTACTCAAAACCAAGTTGATGCTTTATTAAAACAAGAAAAATTTGAAGATGCTTTTTTATTGAATGCTGTTGGAGGAAAATCTTGGAAAATAGACCAATATTATGCAGGTTTTTTTATTGGAATAAATAATGTGTTGGGAGAAGTTTTTAAAACAGGTGGTTTTGAGCAATCTAGAAAATCGAATTATCCAGAATTAAAACAAGATAAACAGTTAGAAAAGCCAATTTTTGGTCCAAAATATTGGTATGGAAATAAAGCTTCATACTATTTAAATTTTTATGTAAGATTTTAA
- the hflX gene encoding GTPase HflX — protein sequence MIEEKKVTSEEAVLIGVVTQHQNEDQSNEYLDELEFLTLTAGGKAVKRFTQKLENPHPKTYIGTGKLEDVKAYMTANNIETAIFDDELSSSQLRNIEKVLDCKVLDRTNLILDIFAGRAQTSYARTQVELAQCQYLLPRLTRLWTHLERQKGGIGMRGPGETEIETDRRIIRDKITLLKKKLKTIDKQMAVQRKNRGKMVRVALVGYTNVGKSTLMNVVSKSDVFAENKLFATLDTTVRKVVIKNIPFLLTDTVGFIRKLPTQLVESFKSTLDEVREADLLLHVVDISHPNFEDHITSVNKILDEIKSVDKPTIMVFNKIDAYKHQTIDEDDLVTEKTKAHYTLEDWQKTWMNKLDENNCLFISALNKENMEEFRAKVFEEVKKIHITRFPYNDFLYDEYTEEGTK from the coding sequence ATGATAGAAGAGAAAAAAGTAACATCTGAAGAGGCTGTTTTAATTGGAGTTGTAACACAACATCAAAATGAAGATCAATCTAACGAATATTTAGATGAGTTAGAGTTTTTAACTTTAACTGCTGGTGGTAAAGCTGTAAAAAGGTTTACGCAGAAATTAGAAAACCCACATCCTAAAACATATATTGGTACCGGAAAATTGGAAGATGTAAAAGCCTATATGACTGCTAACAATATAGAAACTGCCATTTTTGATGATGAACTTTCATCTTCGCAATTACGTAATATAGAGAAGGTACTCGATTGTAAAGTACTTGACAGAACCAACTTAATACTTGATATTTTTGCTGGTAGAGCGCAAACAAGTTATGCACGTACACAAGTAGAATTAGCCCAATGTCAATATCTATTACCTCGATTAACTAGACTTTGGACTCACCTGGAAAGGCAAAAAGGGGGAATTGGTATGCGTGGACCTGGTGAAACAGAAATTGAGACAGATAGACGTATAATACGTGATAAAATAACCTTGCTTAAAAAGAAGTTAAAAACTATAGATAAGCAAATGGCAGTACAACGCAAAAATCGTGGTAAAATGGTACGCGTTGCTTTAGTTGGTTATACAAATGTTGGTAAGTCTACGTTAATGAATGTTGTAAGTAAGAGTGACGTATTTGCAGAAAACAAATTGTTTGCAACTTTAGATACAACGGTTAGAAAAGTTGTAATTAAAAATATTCCATTTTTATTAACCGATACCGTTGGTTTTATTAGAAAATTACCAACACAATTGGTAGAGAGTTTTAAATCTACTTTAGATGAAGTTAGAGAAGCTGATTTGTTATTACATGTTGTAGATATTTCGCATCCAAATTTTGAAGATCATATTACATCTGTAAATAAAATTTTAGACGAAATTAAAAGTGTAGATAAACCTACAATAATGGTTTTTAATAAAATTGATGCCTATAAACACCAAACTATAGATGAAGATGATTTAGTTACTGAAAAAACAAAAGCACACTATACCTTAGAAGATTGGCAAAAAACGTGGATGAATAAATTAGACGAAAATAATTGCTTATTTATTTCAGCTTTAAATAAAGAAAATATGGAAGAATTTAGAGCAAAAGTTTTTGAAGAAGTGAAAAAAATACACATTACCCGTTTTCCGTATAACGACTTTTTATACGATGAATATACAGAAGAAGGTACTAAATAA
- a CDS encoding LytTR family DNA-binding domain-containing protein, whose protein sequence is MINCIAIDDEPLALRQITSYIEKTPFLELQQSFESAIEALSYLEKNSVELMFVDINMPDLNGMDFVKSLENPPKIIFTTAYSEYALEGFKVDALDYLLKPIDYATFLKSSNKAKSWFNLQNSKPEQINSNDDFLFIKSEYKILRVKLNDIKYIEGMREYVRIHLANEKPIMTLLSMKAVEQQLPSDSFMRVHRSYIVNLKMITTIERNRIVFDKAYIPISEQHKEEFQQFVNKNFLS, encoded by the coding sequence ATGATAAACTGTATTGCAATAGATGATGAACCTTTAGCTTTAAGACAAATTACAAGCTACATTGAAAAAACACCTTTTTTAGAGCTTCAACAGAGTTTTGAAAGTGCTATTGAAGCATTAAGCTACCTTGAAAAAAATAGTGTAGAATTAATGTTTGTAGATATTAATATGCCGGATTTAAATGGAATGGACTTTGTAAAATCGTTAGAAAATCCGCCTAAAATTATCTTTACAACTGCTTACAGTGAGTATGCTTTGGAAGGTTTTAAAGTTGATGCTTTAGATTATTTATTAAAACCAATTGATTATGCTACCTTTTTAAAATCTTCGAATAAAGCAAAATCTTGGTTTAACCTACAAAACTCTAAACCTGAGCAAATTAATAGTAATGATGATTTTTTATTTATAAAATCTGAATATAAAATTTTACGTGTAAAATTAAATGATATAAAATATATTGAAGGAATGCGAGAATACGTGCGTATTCATTTAGCCAATGAAAAACCAATTATGACCTTGTTAAGTATGAAAGCTGTAGAACAACAATTACCTAGTGATAGCTTTATGCGTGTACACCGATCGTATATTGTAAATTTAAAAATGATTACAACTATTGAACGCAACAGAATTGTTTTTGACAAGGCATACATCCCTATAAGTGAACAACATAAAGAAGAATTTCAGCAGTTTGTTAATAAGAATTTTTTATCTTAA